In Podospora pseudoanserina strain CBS 124.78 chromosome 5, whole genome shotgun sequence, a single window of DNA contains:
- a CDS encoding hypothetical protein (EggNog:ENOG503PWW4): protein MGSLTIAHELVHFFAGRIIGVPKTNTPDKINAPPELSRVKGESGRFWEDKFVGYNIEVFFDPADALKEKQAGKLWADKKQSRVAPADQNLVDHAWVKTMLAGTFTPAKVTAPTARRKESEKEMRETRGPAAGDYIDGNAEFATYYQKIKGKPTFTLTGTDLTRVKGIAAKPANIRVP, encoded by the exons ATGGGGAGCTTAACCATTGCCCACGAACTGGTGCACTTTTTCGCCGGCAGAATCATCGGTGTTCCCAAGACTAACACGCCCGACAAGATCAACGCCCCCCCTGAGCTCTCCAGGGTCAAGGGTGAGTCCGGTCGGTTCTGGGAGGACAAGTTTGTCGGCTACAACATTGAGGTATTCTTTGACCCGGCGGATGccctcaaggagaagcaggccgGGAAACTGTGGGCAGACAAGAAGCAAAGCCGCGTTGCCCCAGCCGACCAGAATCTCGTCGATCACGCCTGGGTCAAGACAATGCTCGCTGGAA CCTTCACCCCCGCCAAGGTCACTGCTCCCACAGCCAGACGCAAGGAGAgcgagaaggagatgagaGAAACCAGGGGCCCGGCCGCTGGTGACTACATTGATGGAAACGCCGAATTCGCGACGTACTATCAGAAGATCAAGGGAAAGCCCACCTTCACCCTGACCGGAACCGACCTCACCAGGGTGAAGGGCATTGCAGCAAAGCCCGCCAATATCCGGGTGCCCTAA